A genome region from Desulforegula conservatrix Mb1Pa includes the following:
- a CDS encoding phage tail tube protein: protein MYLSGQGKVYLATRNAQGVPGAMVFLGNTPNLELNLEIDNMEHIESYTGNRARDARIIKTKKGTVSMSMEDFNLDNLALALYGKQVTVAGSSVVDEVLPNTMVVGSRYLLANQKVSSLVIKDSSATPKTLTSGTNYSASADDLVYGAFTVLDLTTPVGIVQPLKASYSYGARTDMALFTEQIPERYLRFEGINTVDSSKVMLELYKLSFDPAGLSMINDDWNKQDLKAELLVDTTKPTSNALGQFGKIVLL, encoded by the coding sequence ATGTATCTTAGCGGACAGGGGAAAGTTTACCTCGCCACAAGAAACGCCCAGGGAGTCCCTGGAGCAATGGTTTTTCTTGGTAATACTCCGAATCTGGAGCTTAACCTTGAAATCGACAACATGGAGCACATCGAGTCCTATACCGGTAACAGGGCTAGGGACGCACGAATCATAAAGACCAAAAAAGGCACTGTTTCGATGTCCATGGAGGACTTTAATCTCGATAACCTTGCGCTTGCCCTTTATGGCAAACAGGTGACTGTTGCTGGCTCAAGCGTTGTTGACGAGGTTCTTCCAAATACGATGGTTGTGGGTTCAAGATATCTGCTTGCAAACCAGAAGGTTTCGTCTCTTGTGATCAAGGACAGCTCGGCAACTCCAAAAACACTTACATCGGGTACCAACTACAGCGCCTCGGCTGATGATCTGGTTTATGGGGCCTTTACTGTTTTGGATCTGACGACTCCGGTGGGAATAGTCCAACCATTGAAGGCAAGTTATTCCTATGGCGCACGAACAGATATGGCCCTGTTCACCGAGCAGATACCGGAAAGATATCTGAGGTTCGAAGGCATCAATACCGTGGACAGCAGCAAGGTGATGCTGGAGCTTTACAAGCTCAGTTTTGATCCTGCGGGCCTTTCCATGATCAATGATGACTGGAATAAGCAGGATCTGAAAGCCGAACTATTGGTTGATACCACAAAACCAACCAGCAACGCTCTCGGGCAGTTCGGCAAAATCGTTTTGCTTTAA